The genomic region CCATCCGCGAGGTGCTCGGCGAGCAGGTGGCGACCCCCGAGGTGATGGAAGCGTGGGGCGCCGCCTACGAGCAGCTGGCCAACCTGCTCATGGCCAGCGAGAAGCAGCTCTACGACGAGAAGGCGCAGACGCGCGGAGGCTGGCGCGGCGGGCGGATGTTCCGCGTCGTCCGCAAGGAGAAGGAGAGCGAGGAGATCACCTCCTTCTACCTGCGGCCCGAGGATAACGGCCCCCTGATGCCCTTCGCCCCGGGGCAGTACATCGGCATGCGGCTCTTCATCGACGGCGTCGAGCTGCGCCGCAACTACTCGCTGTCGGCGGCGGCCAATGGGGAGTTCTACCGCATCAGCGTCAAGCGCGAGCCCCAGGGCAAGGCCTCCGCCTACCTGCACGAGCGGGTGCACCCCGGCGACGCCCTGGAGCTGTTCCCGCCCGCGGGCGAGTTCACCCTGCGGTCCAGCCCCAAGCCTCTGGTGCTGATCAGCGGCGGCGTGGGCATCACCCCGACGCTGGCCATGCTGACGGCCGCCCTGCCCCAGAACCGGCCCATCCACTTCATCCACTGCGCGCGCAACGCCCGCGTCCACGCCTTCCGGGAGTGGGTCGACCGCCAGGCGCACGCCCACCCCCACCTGCGGCGCTTCTACTGCTACGCCGAGGCCACCGAGGGCGCGGCCCCGCCGGATGCGGTGGGGCTGCTGGATCGCGAGCAGTTGGCGCGGTGGCTGCCCGCGGAGCGGGACATCGACGTCTACTTCCTCGGCCCCAAGCCCTTCATGGCGGCCATCCAGCGCGCGTTGAAGGCGCTGGGCATCCCCGAGCACCAGTGCCACTACGAGTTCTTCGGGCCCGCGGAGGCGCTGGCGTGAGGCCCTACGTGGGCGTGCTGAGGGTCTCGAACGAGAAGCCGGTGATCTGATTCAGGACGACGAGGTGGGTCTGGACGATTTCCTGCCGGGGCTCTCCCATCGTGTACCGGCCCGTGGCCGTCTTCAGCACCACGAACTGGGAGCCCTTGTCCACGAGCTCGCCCTGGAAGGCGTTGGTCAGGGTCGTCAGGCGGATCTCCTTGCCGTAGAGCTCCTGCGAATGTGACAGCAGGCGTTCGAGCACCTGCGCCGGTGTTTCATTGCCCGTGAATTTCAGCGTCATGGCGTGGCTCCGGGCTCCCTCCTTTCGGAGAGGGAGCAGTGTGTGTGCCCCTTCACCTTGCCACGGCGGGGGCCGCCAGAACGAGCCTCGCCCCAGGATCGAGCCGCACCTCAGGGGCGCGCGGACGGGGCCGGGCGCCGCACCAGCCGGGGCCCCACCGCGCACGTGGGCAGCAGCACGCACTTCGCGCAGTTCTCCACCACGGGCTGGGCCGGGCACACGCCGCTCATCCCGTAGTGGCACAGCGCGAAGTCGTACCGGACAGGGTCCGCCGCATCCAGCAGCCGCAGCGACGCCGTCACCTCCTCCGCCGTGCGCCAGCTCAGGTCCGTGCGCCGGGTGAGCCCCAGGTGCTGGGAGATGCGCCCGATGTGGGTGTCCAGCGGGATGACCAGCGTGGACGGGGGCACCCGCTTCCAGATGCCGAAGTCCACCGTGTCCGGCCCGCGCACCATCCACCGCAGGTAGAGGTTGAGCCGCTTCGCGGCCCCCGCCCCCAGGGGCGAGGGCAGCAGGTGGTGCAGGCCCCGCTCCGGACCCAGCGCACGCCGCAGCGGCGCCATGGGCACGTCCCGGAGCGCCGCCGTGAGGTGGCTCAGCGCCCCATGCACCGTGCCGTGGGCCTCCCGGCCCTGGACGAAGAGCGCCTCCAGGCTTCCGTGCTTCCGGAGCGCCTGGCCCATGCCCAGCAGCAGCACCGCCACGTCCGTGCCCACGTTGAAGCGGTACACGAAGCCGTCGAGCAGCTCGCGCGCCCCCTCCACCGTCAGCGCCTGGACGAACGCCGCGGGCGAGGCGCCCATGCGGCGCAGCAGCCCATCCACCTTGGGGCGGAACAGGTCCGCGCGCCCATAGGCCAGCGAGGCCGCCAGCAGCGCGCTCACCTCGATGTCGCGCGGGTGGGCGTAGCGGTGCGGGAACTCCACGGGATCGAACCCCATCCGGGCCCGCGTGTCCGTCGAGGCCAGGAAGGACTCCAGGAGCGGGCGCAAGCGCCCGGCCGCCTGCACCGACAGTCCCTCCCCCCGGGAACGCTTGTTCATGCGTGCACCATCCATGGACCCTCCAACAGCCCCGGGCCGCCGCTTCATGCCCTTCAGCGGGTCAGCTCGCGCGCTGCGTGTCCCAGCTCCGGCAGAATCAGCGCCTCCAGCGCCAGGCGCACCGCCTGGGGCGAGCCGGGCATCACGAAGACGATCATCCCCTGGTACGTCCCCGCCGTCGCCCGCGACATCATCGCCGCGCTGCCGATCTGCTGGAACGAGAGCGCCCGGAACAGCTCCCCGAAGCCGGGCAGCTCCTTCTCGAACAGCGCCCGCAGCGTCTCCACCGTGGAGTCCCGCCGGCCGATGCCGGTGCCTCCGTTGAAGAGCACCGCCCGCGCCCCCGCCCCCGCCGCCTCGGCCAGCGCCGCCCGGATCGCCTCCGGCTCGTCCTTCACGACCTTGTAGCCACAGACCGTGTGGCCGGCGGCCTCCAGGCCTCCCCGCAGGGCCTGCCCGCTCTCGTCCCGCGCCGCGTCCCGGCTGTCCGAGCACGTCACGACGAAGGCGCTCACGTGCGCGGGGGCGTGGGCCTTGTGCTCCCGCTCCGCGTGCGAGTGTCCGTGCCCGTGCGCTCCGTGGTGGTGGTGATGCTGGTGACCGTGGCTGTGGCCATGCTCGTGGCCGTGGTCATGATCGTGGTCGTGGTCCTCGTGGCCCATGGGGCGCCCTTTCCTTCGTTCCAGTGGACGTTATTTCGCCCAGGGGTCGTCGATGACGAGCTGTCCGTCCTGCACCTCGACGGCCACCACGGGCTGATCGTCGGCGATGCCCGGGGACGTCTCGTTCTTGCCCGTATCCATGTCAAAGCCGACTTCATGGCAGGGACAGATGACCAGGTTGTCCTCGAGGCGGCCGCCCGACAGCAGGCAGCCCGCGTGGTTGCACCAGTCATCGAGCCCCTTGTAGCGCCCGTTGATCTTGGCGACGCACACGTTGCGGTTCCCCACCTCGTAGCCACGCATCTCCTTCTCGGAGAAGTCCGCCGGCCCCAGCTTGATCTTCATCGGCTTCTTTATCCCTTCGGACGATAGGTTCCCCCTCCTGCCGGGCAGGGGGGTTGACCTTCTACCCCGGGAGGGCCGGGCCGGGGAGGCCCCTCTTTTCTTCACGATGTCACCCTGCGCCCCCGCGTCTTCCGGATTACCTTTCCCCCCGTGACTCCGCCCGACAAAGATTCCGTCATCCAGGTGCTCCGCAACCTCTCCCTGCTCCTTCAGCTCAAGGGGGAGAACACCTTCAAGGTCCGCGCGTACGACACCGCCGCCGACCGCCTGGCGGGCACCTCCCACGACCTGAAGACCCTGGTCCAGGACGGCCGCCTGCAAGAGCTGCCAGGCATCGGCCAAGGGCTCGCCGAGAAGATTACCGAGCTGGTCACCACCGGAAAGCTGGGCTTCTACGAGGAGCTGAAGGCCGAGTACCCCCCGGGGGTCCTGGAGATGCTGAAGCTGCCGGACGTGGGGCCCAAGAAGGTCATCGCCCTGTGGAACGAGCTGAAGGTGGGCAGCGTGGCCGACCTGGAGCGGGCCTGCCGCGAGGGCCGCGTGCGGGAACTCAAGGGCTTTGGCGCCAAGAGCGAGGCGAAGATTCTGGAGGGCATCGCCCTGCACCAGCGCGCCCAGGGCAAGCGCAAGCTCCTGGGGGACGTGCTGCCCACGGTGGACACGCTGCTGGAGCGGCTGAAGGCCGTGCCCGGGGTGGTGCGCGTCAGCCCCGCGGGCAGCGTGCGCCGCCGGGCGGAGACGGTGGGCGATGTGGACCTGCTGGCCTCGGCGCCCGAGGCGGGGCCGGTGCTCGATGCCCTGGCCAACGCCCCCGGCGTGGCCGTGGTGCTGGGCAAAGGGGAGAGCAAGTGCTCCGTGCGCATGGTGCAGGAGGACCTCCAGGTGGACCTGCGCGTGCTGCCGGACGAGGACTTCGCCACCGCCCTGCACCACTTCACCGGCTCCAAGTCCCACCATGTGCGCCTCCGGGGGCTGGGACAGGACCGGGGGCTGAAAATCAGCGAGTGGGGCGTGCACCAGGCGGATGGGACGAAGCTGCCCGTGCCGGACGAGGCGGCGCTCTACCGGCTGCTGGGCATGCAGTACGTCCCCCCGGAGCTGCGCGAGGACACCGGCGAAATCGAGGCGGCCCTGGAAGGCACGCTGCCCGAGGACCTGATTTCGCTGGAGGACGTGCTCGGCGTGGTGCACTGCCACAGCACGTGGTCCGACGGGAAGCACACCCTGGAGGAGATGGCGCGCGCGGCCAAGGCGATGGGGCTCCAGTACCTCACCGTCACCGAGCACAGCCAGACGTCCATCTACGCCGGCGGGCTCAAGGAGGATGACCTCAAGCGCCAGTGGGAGGAGATCGACCGCGTGAACGAGGCCGTCCCCGGCTTCCGGCTCCTCAAGGGCATCGAAGTGGACATCCTGGAGACGGGCGCGCTCGACTACAGCGACAGCCTGCTGGAGCAGCTGGAAGTGGTGATTGGCTCCATCCACATCCGCCACAGCATGAACGAGGACCAGATGACCAAGCGGCTCCTCAATGCCATGGACCGCCCGGGGCTCAACATCCTCGGCCACCCCACCGGCCGCCTCATCCACGAGCGCGACCCGTACCCGGTGCGCATGGAGGAGGTGCTCGACAAGGCCGCCGAGCGCGGGGTGGTGGTGGAGGTGAATGGCAAGCCGGCCCGGCTGGACCTCAAGACCGAGCACGTGCGGCAAGCCATCCAGCGCGGGGTGAAGCTCGTGGTGAGCGCGGATGCGCACAAGAAGGAGGACTTGCGGCACCTCGCCTTCTCGGTGGCCACGGCCCGCCGGGGCTGGGCGCGCAAGGGGGACATCCTCAACACCCTGCCCGCCGACCAGTTCATCTCCAAGCTCAAGGCCCTGCGGCTGCAGTGAGCCCCCGCAGCCCGGGAGCCCATTGACCTGACCCATTTTTCCCGATGACACGCTGGGCTCACGGCCAGCACCGGGGGAGAGCATCTCCCCCAGGGTATGCGGGGACGAGAAACTCCGGAGGCAGCCCGCTAACCTGCTCCCCTCCTCACAGGAAGGGGTGACACATGATTCTGCGGATGCTGTGGAGGCTCAACGCGCTGATTGTCGCGTTCCTCGTGGCGTGCAGCGGCATCTCGCGGATCCCTGTTGTCGAGGATACCGGCCAGGGGGAGGTCATCGTCCACATTCCCCGCGCGGCGGACCTGCAACCCGTCGTCTTGGAGGAGGAGGAATTCGAGCAGGCCATGAGGCAACTGGCGCGCGAAGTGCGGCTGACAGGTACACCGCGCCAGACGGCGGAGAGGATGTTTCAGATCGATCCTCAAAGCGGGAACTACCTCTACCTGCCGAGGGATAGGAAGCTGGTGCCAACGGGGCTGGGCGAGCCCTGGGATGGCACGTTGACCAAAGCAGACCTGGAGATGGCGGAGCGCTACCGGGTCTGGTGCCAGCGTGTGCACACCTTCTATGGGGACTGTCTCGGGGGCGCGCTGGTGGGTGGGCGCTACCTGGACATGCACGGCCGCTATGTCTGGGCGCTGGCCCTGAGCAAAAGCCCGGTGCTGGACGAGATGAAGAAGGCGCTGGGCGGGATGGTGGAGTTCCGGGCGCTCATGAGCGCAGCCCTCTTCACCTTTGGCTACATGCTGGTGATCCTCGCGCTCAATCCCGTGGCGCCAGCGCTGGTGGCGGTGGTGGGTCTCGGAATGCTCCTGTACGTGGGCTACGACACAATCCACAACCTCGTGATGGGTTGGCTCGAATTGATGGACGCGGTGAAGGCCGCCACCTCCTTCGAGCACATTCGCGATGCGGGCGAGCGCTTCGGAAAGAGCATCGGGCGCGAATCGGCGCGCGCGTTCGCCATGCTGCTGATGGCGGCGGTTGGACGGACGGCGCATCAATTCGCGGCGAGGGTGCCGACGCTGCCCGGCTCGGCGCAGGCCGCCATGCAGGCCGAGAGTCAGGCCGCGATCCGGCTGCCCGCGCTGGGGGCGGTGGAGGAGATCGCACTGACAACCGAGGGCGTCAACGTCACGATGCCCGCAACCGCGGTGGCGATGGCGGCGCGGGGGGGTGGCAGCAAGGCGCCCTGTGTCGAGACGCACCACATCGCCACCATCTGCAACGACAAGTCCACGGCTCGCGGTGGCCAATGGACACCGCGCTTCCGTCGCATCTTTGCTAGAGCGGGAATGACACTGGATGATCCGGCGAACAGGATGCCTCTGCTGGGACACTACGGGCCGCACCCCGAGCGGTATCACCAGATCGTCCACAAGGAACTCGCCGATGCAACGGCGGCCTGTCGCAGCGTTGCCGCGTGCCGTGCGAGGCTGAAGGAGGCCCTCAAGGAACTGGCGAAGGAAATCGCCACTCCAGGAACAGAGCTGAACCGAATCGTTACCCGGCAGCCACCGCGCTAAAGGCAGCCCATGAGCACGCGCTTTTTCGAACTCGCCGACAACGTGAATGTGCCGCACCGCTGGGACCTTGGCACGCTGACGGACAGCCGGGGCGGGCAGGTAGATGACAGGCCGTTTACGTGCGGAACACCTGTCCACATCACGGACGGCCGCTTGAGGATCCCCGTCGAGACCGCAGGCAAGCCGCTGGACTT from Stigmatella erecta harbors:
- a CDS encoding TIGR02757 family protein, translating into MNKRSRGEGLSVQAAGRLRPLLESFLASTDTRARMGFDPVEFPHRYAHPRDIEVSALLAASLAYGRADLFRPKVDGLLRRMGASPAAFVQALTVEGARELLDGFVYRFNVGTDVAVLLLGMGQALRKHGSLEALFVQGREAHGTVHGALSHLTAALRDVPMAPLRRALGPERGLHHLLPSPLGAGAAKRLNLYLRWMVRGPDTVDFGIWKRVPPSTLVIPLDTHIGRISQHLGLTRRTDLSWRTAEEVTASLRLLDAADPVRYDFALCHYGMSGVCPAQPVVENCAKCVLLPTCAVGPRLVRRPAPSARP
- the hmpA gene encoding NO-inducible flavohemoprotein, translated to MLSAPYRNILKATVPLLESGGEALTTHFYRMMLGEYPQVRPLFNQAHQASGAQPRALAHAVLMYARHIDELEKLGGLVTRIIQKHVALQILPEHYPIVGTCLLRAIREVLGEQVATPEVMEAWGAAYEQLANLLMASEKQLYDEKAQTRGGWRGGRMFRVVRKEKESEEITSFYLRPEDNGPLMPFAPGQYIGMRLFIDGVELRRNYSLSAAANGEFYRISVKREPQGKASAYLHERVHPGDALELFPPAGEFTLRSSPKPLVLISGGVGITPTLAMLTAALPQNRPIHFIHCARNARVHAFREWVDRQAHAHPHLRRFYCYAEATEGAAPPDAVGLLDREQLARWLPAERDIDVYFLGPKPFMAAIQRALKALGIPEHQCHYEFFGPAEALA
- the polX gene encoding DNA polymerase/3'-5' exonuclease PolX; translated protein: MTPPDKDSVIQVLRNLSLLLQLKGENTFKVRAYDTAADRLAGTSHDLKTLVQDGRLQELPGIGQGLAEKITELVTTGKLGFYEELKAEYPPGVLEMLKLPDVGPKKVIALWNELKVGSVADLERACREGRVRELKGFGAKSEAKILEGIALHQRAQGKRKLLGDVLPTVDTLLERLKAVPGVVRVSPAGSVRRRAETVGDVDLLASAPEAGPVLDALANAPGVAVVLGKGESKCSVRMVQEDLQVDLRVLPDEDFATALHHFTGSKSHHVRLRGLGQDRGLKISEWGVHQADGTKLPVPDEAALYRLLGMQYVPPELREDTGEIEAALEGTLPEDLISLEDVLGVVHCHSTWSDGKHTLEEMARAAKAMGLQYLTVTEHSQTSIYAGGLKEDDLKRQWEEIDRVNEAVPGFRLLKGIEVDILETGALDYSDSLLEQLEVVIGSIHIRHSMNEDQMTKRLLNAMDRPGLNILGHPTGRLIHERDPYPVRMEEVLDKAAERGVVVEVNGKPARLDLKTEHVRQAIQRGVKLVVSADAHKKEDLRHLAFSVATARRGWARKGDILNTLPADQFISKLKALRLQ
- a CDS encoding Rieske (2Fe-2S) protein; translation: MKIKLGPADFSEKEMRGYEVGNRNVCVAKINGRYKGLDDWCNHAGCLLSGGRLEDNLVICPCHEVGFDMDTGKNETSPGIADDQPVVAVEVQDGQLVIDDPWAK
- a CDS encoding AHH domain-containing protein; translated protein: MILRMLWRLNALIVAFLVACSGISRIPVVEDTGQGEVIVHIPRAADLQPVVLEEEEFEQAMRQLAREVRLTGTPRQTAERMFQIDPQSGNYLYLPRDRKLVPTGLGEPWDGTLTKADLEMAERYRVWCQRVHTFYGDCLGGALVGGRYLDMHGRYVWALALSKSPVLDEMKKALGGMVEFRALMSAALFTFGYMLVILALNPVAPALVAVVGLGMLLYVGYDTIHNLVMGWLELMDAVKAATSFEHIRDAGERFGKSIGRESARAFAMLLMAAVGRTAHQFAARVPTLPGSAQAAMQAESQAAIRLPALGAVEEIALTTEGVNVTMPATAVAMAARGGGSKAPCVETHHIATICNDKSTARGGQWTPRFRRIFARAGMTLDDPANRMPLLGHYGPHPERYHQIVHKELADATAACRSVAACRARLKEALKELAKEIATPGTELNRIVTRQPPR
- a CDS encoding MogA/MoaB family molybdenum cofactor biosynthesis protein — its product is MSAFVVTCSDSRDAARDESGQALRGGLEAAGHTVCGYKVVKDEPEAIRAALAEAAGAGARAVLFNGGTGIGRRDSTVETLRALFEKELPGFGELFRALSFQQIGSAAMMSRATAGTYQGMIVFVMPGSPQAVRLALEALILPELGHAARELTR